The Shewanella zhangzhouensis genome has a window encoding:
- a CDS encoding copper chaperone PCu(A)C codes for MECMTLKSIFKHMFNFGLIGLLSMPAMAEIIVKDGFVRAMPPSSPNTAAYFTLENHGPSTELIAVETNIAKEAQLHTLLTENDIVKMRQVEGFDLPSHGTLKLGEQGDHVMLLGLASPLAEGNMVTLLLKFKDGQTLEIKLPVAKAGNAQADEHHHHHH; via the coding sequence ATGGAGTGTATGACATTGAAATCGATATTCAAACACATGTTTAATTTCGGCCTGATTGGCCTGCTGTCCATGCCCGCCATGGCTGAGATTATAGTAAAAGATGGTTTTGTGCGCGCCATGCCGCCATCCTCCCCCAATACCGCCGCCTATTTCACCCTCGAAAATCACGGTCCGTCCACCGAACTGATTGCCGTTGAGACCAACATCGCCAAAGAAGCACAGTTGCACACCCTGCTGACCGAAAATGACATAGTTAAAATGCGCCAGGTTGAAGGGTTTGACTTGCCGTCACACGGTACCTTGAAACTGGGTGAACAGGGTGACCATGTCATGCTGCTTGGGCTTGCATCACCGCTGGCCGAAGGCAACATGGTGACACTGCTGCTTAAATTCAAAGATGGTCAGACCCTTGAGATCAAACTGCCGGTAGCCAAAGCTGGCAATGCTCAGGCAGATGAACATCATCACCATCATCATTAA